A single region of the Thermotoga profunda AZM34c06 genome encodes:
- a CDS encoding HD-GYP domain-containing protein — protein sequence MTVEIVGKVDDKIVEFFKKMEQVEESDSPQLILTDSFKQSEPFQIVFKENVAEFYSQNSLISRFEKVNENYQAVWAFTKAYIDRDGAKSGLTSTKWARRVVSGILQAMVVLMEVEDKGGFSHSQRVTKLANKIGQGLGFSEKERAFLVEASMLHDVGKIGIEQLMMFTPTRIRFLEDMPRDHTVMGSIYLSTIEFLWDLVPIVRSHHERWDGKGYPDGLKGEEIPLFARIIAICDYYDELTHFVTSEWGIGPKKKDEALKMIQDQSGKMFDPKLVELFVEIVTSDESV from the coding sequence TTGACAGTCGAAATTGTTGGTAAAGTCGATGATAAGATAGTAGAATTTTTCAAAAAGATGGAACAAGTTGAGGAGAGCGATTCTCCTCAACTTATCTTGACAGATTCTTTTAAACAATCCGAGCCATTTCAGATAGTGTTCAAAGAAAATGTCGCGGAGTTTTATAGCCAAAATAGCTTGATCAGCAGATTTGAAAAAGTAAATGAAAATTACCAGGCTGTCTGGGCTTTTACAAAGGCATATATCGACAGAGATGGTGCGAAATCAGGTTTAACCAGTACAAAATGGGCACGGCGAGTCGTGAGTGGGATTTTACAAGCCATGGTGGTACTCATGGAAGTCGAAGATAAAGGTGGCTTCAGTCATTCACAACGGGTTACAAAACTCGCAAATAAAATAGGACAGGGACTTGGCTTTTCTGAGAAAGAACGGGCATTTTTGGTTGAAGCGAGTATGTTGCATGATGTTGGAAAAATAGGTATCGAACAATTGATGATGTTCACTCCAACGAGAATAAGATTCCTTGAAGACATGCCAAGGGACCATACGGTTATGGGTTCTATATATCTATCAACGATCGAATTTTTGTGGGACCTTGTGCCTATAGTGAGATCACACCACGAAAGGTGGGATGGCAAAGGTTACCCTGATGGATTGAAAGGCGAGGAAATACCACTCTTTGCCAGGATAATAGCCATATGCGATTATTACGATGAACTCACCCATTTTGTGACTTCTGAGTGGGGTATTGGTCCTAAGAAAAAAGACGAGGCTTTGAAAATGATTCAAGATCAAAGTGGAAAGATGTTCGACCCAAAATTGGTAGAGTTGTTCGTAGAGATAGTAACATCAGACGAGAGCGTCTAA